The Streptomyces laurentii region CGGCACGGCAAGTTCCTGGACATCGCCGCCGAGGGCACGGCGGGCCCGCTCCACCTCGTCACCCACCTCGCCCGGGCCGGCTGGCTCCAGTGGAAGGACGTGCTGCCCTCCGGCCCGCCCCGGCCCGGCAAGGGGCCGCTCGCCCTGCGCGTCGCGCTCACCGGCGGCGACGGCTTCGACCTCACCGAGGCGGGCACCACCAAACGCCTCGCGGTGTACGTCGTCCACGACCCCGCCGACGTGCCCGGCGTCGCCCGCCTCGGCCCCGACCCGCTCGCCGACGCCTTCGACCTGGCGGCGTTCACCGCCCTGCTCGCCGGGGAACGGCGCCGTATCAAGGGCGCCCTGCGCGACCAGAGTCTCATCGCCGGCATCGGCAACGCCTACAGCGACGAGATCCTGCACGCGGCCACGATGTCCCCGTACAAACCGGCGCAGAACCTCACGCCCGAGGAGATCGCCCACCTCTACACCGCGATGCGTACGACTCTCGCCGACGCCGTGGCCCGCTCGCACGGCCTCGCCGCCGGGCGGCTCAAGGCCGAGAAGAAGAGCGGGATGCGCGTCCACGGCCGTACCGGCGAGGCCTGCCCGGTGTGCGGCGACACCATCCGCGAGGTCTCCTTCAGCGACTCCTCGCTCCAGTACTGCCCCACCTGCCAGACCGGCGGCCGCCCGCTCGCCGACCGCCGGATGTCCCGGCTCCTGAAGTAGGACCCGAGCGCGCGATCGCTCCCCGCCATGGCCGCGCCGCGCTGGCATAGACTCCCGCGCATGCTGCGCGTACTGGCCGTCGACGACGAGGCGCCGGCCCTCGGGGAACTCCTCTATCTGCTGCGGGCCGACCCGCGCGTGCGCAGCGCCGAGGGCGCGAGCGACGCCACCGAGGCGCTGCGCCGGCTCGGCCGCGCCGTGGACGCCGGACCGGACCGCGACGGGGCCGACGGCGTGGACGTGGTCTTCCTCGACATCCACATGCCGGGGCTCGGCGGACTCGACCTGGCCCGGCTGCTCGGCGGCTCCGCGCGGCCGCCGCTGATCGTGTTCGTCACCGCCCACGAGGGCTTCGCCGTCCAGGCCTTCGACCTGGAGGCGGTCGACTACGTCCTCAAGCCGGTACGGCGCGAGCGCCTCGCCGAGGCCGTCCGGCGCGTCCACGACCTCGTCCACGCCACCAGCCAGGCCGCGCAAGCCGCCCAGGCCGCGCAGGCGGACCGGACCCCCGAGCAGATCCCCGTCGAACTCGGCGGCGTCACCCGCTTCGTGCCCGTCGACGACATCGCGTACGTGGAGGCCCAGGGCGACTACGCGCGGCTGCACACCGACCAGGGCAGCCACCTCGTCCGCATCCCGCTGTCCACCCTGGAGGAACGCTGGGCCGACCGCGGATTCGTCCGGATCCACCGCAGCCACCTCGTCGCGCTCGCCCGGATCGACGAACTCCGGGTCGACAGCGGCGCGACCTCCGTCCGCGTCGGCGCCGCCGAACTCGCCGTCTCCCGCCGGCACGCCCGCCACCTGCGGGACCTGCTCATGCGCCGGCCCGCCGGCTGACCCCGTACCCCTCGCGCGTACCCCTTCACCGGCCCGGCCCGTCCACCCCGCGAACGACGCCTACCGCCCCGACCTGCGGCTGCGTAGACTCCACGGGCCCATCGACCCTGAGGGAGCGGACGCCGATGTCCGAGCAGCACCCGCCGCGCCGGCCCCGCCGCGAGACCGTCACGTACGCCTCGGCCGTCGGCGCCGGAGCCGTGCCCGGGCCCCGCCCCGGCCGCAGCACCCGCCCGCCCGCTCCGAGATCAGCGAGCAGACCACCCTCGGCCACACCTACGTCCGCTCCCTCATGCGCAGTCAGCTGCGGGCCGCCCTCACCGGCCTCGGCGCGCTCGCGCTGCTCGTCGGCTCGCTGCCGCTGCTGCTCGCCCTGCCCGCGCCCGAGGCCGCCGTGTGGGTGACCCTCGGCGTCGGCGTGCACCCCGTCGTATGGGCCATCGCCCGCTGGTACGTCCGCCGCGCCGAGCGCAACGAACGCGACTTCACCCGCCTCGTCGAGCGGTGACCGCCCGCGCATGAACCACACCTACGCGGTCGTCGCCGTCGCCGGCGTCGTCCTCGCCACCGTCCTCATCGGCGCGCTCGGCCTGCGGATCTCCCGGACCACCTCCGACTTCTACGTGGCCTCCCGCACCGTCGGACCGCGCCTCAACGCGGCCGCCATCAGCGGCGAGTACCTGTCCGCCGCCTCCTTCCTCGGCATCGCCGGACTCGTCCTCGTGCAGGGCCCGAGCATGCTCTGGTACCCCGTCGGCTACACCGCCGGATATCTGGTGCTGCTGCTCCTGGTCGCCGCCCCGCTGCGCCGCTCCGGCGCGTACACGCTGTCCGACTTCGCCGAGGCCCGCCTGGAATCGCCGCTGGTCCGCCGGGTCGCCAGCCTCTTCGTCGTCGGCATCGGCTGGCTCTACCTGCTGCCCCAGCTCCAGGGCGCCGGGCTCACCCTGGAGATCGTCACCGGCGCGCCCGACTGGCTCGGCGGTGTCGTCGTCGCGCTCGTCGTCACCGGGATCGTCGCCGCCGGCGGCATGCGCAGCATCACCTTCGTACAGGCGTTCCAGTACGGGCTGAAGCTGACCGCCCTGCTGGTGCCGGCGCTCTTCCTGCTCGCCGCCTGGTTCGGCGACGGCACCCCGACCGCCCGCTTCGACGCCCCCGCCGTCCTGCGCGACCACACCGCCGTGAAGATCGCCGACACGGTACGCGTCCGGGTCGACGCGCCCGTGACGCTCACCGTCACCGGACGCGTCGACGGCACCCCGTACACCGGGGACACCGTCACCCTCGACCGCGGCGGCCACCATGTGGAGCGCGGCACCGAACTGGCCTTCCCCGCCGGGTCCCGGGTGCCCGAGCGGGCACCGGCCGGGCTCGACGAGGACGAGCCGGCGCTCGACTCGCTCGGCTGGTCCCAGCCGCTCGCCGGAAGCCGCGAAGGCCATCAGCTGTACGCCACGTACGGACTGATCCTCGCCACCTTCCTCGGCGCGATGGGCCTGCCCCATGTCGCCGTCCGCTTCTACACCAGCCCCAACGGCCGGGCCGCCCGCCGCACCACCCTCGTCGTCCTCGGCCTTGTCGGCGCCTTCTACCTGCTGCCGCCGCTCTACGGCGCGCTCGGCCGGATCTACGCCCCCGAACTCGCCCTGACCGGTGCCTCCGACGCCGCCGTCCTCGTGCTGCCGCAGCGGATGTTCGGCGGGGTCCTGGGCGATCTGCTCGGCGCGCTCCTCGCGGGCGGCGCCTGCGCGGCGTTCCTGTCGACGGCCTCCGGGCTGACGATGTCGGTGGCCGGGGTGCTCACCCAGGACGTGCTGCCCGCGCGCGGCGTACGGCACTTCCGGCTCGCCACCCTGCTGGCCACCGCCGTGCCGCTGGGCGCCGGGCTCGTCACCTCCGACGTGCCGGTCGCC contains the following coding sequences:
- a CDS encoding regulatory protein (LytTr DNA-binding domain; cl04498;~Response regulator of the LytR/AlgR family [Transcription /Signal transduction mechanisms]; COG3279;~Signal receiver domain; originally thought to be unique to bacteria (CheY, OmpR, NtrC, and PhoB), now recently identified in eukaroytes ETR1 Arabidopsis thaliana; this domain receives the signal from the sensor partner in a two-component systems; cd00156;~dimerization interface [polypeptide binding];~identified by MetaGeneAnnotator; putative;~intermolecular recognition site;~phosphorylation site [posttranslational modification];~regulatory protein [Streptomyces pristinaespiralis ATCC25486]); this translates as MLRVLAVDDEAPALGELLYLLRADPRVRSAEGASDATEALRRLGRAVDAGPDRDGADGVDVVFLDIHMPGLGGLDLARLLGGSARPPLIVFVTAHEGFAVQAFDLEAVDYVLKPVRRERLAEAVRRVHDLVHATSQAAQAAQAAQADRTPEQIPVELGGVTRFVPVDDIAYVEAQGDYARLHTDQGSHLVRIPLSTLEERWADRGFVRIHRSHLVALARIDELRVDSGATSVRVGAAELAVSRRHARHLRDLLMRRPAG
- a CDS encoding transmembrane transporter (Na binding site [ion binding];~Solute carrier families 5 and 6-like; solute binding domain; cl00456;~identified by MetaGeneAnnotator; putative;~transmembrane transporter [Streptomyces pristinaespiralis ATCC25486]), producing MNHTYAVVAVAGVVLATVLIGALGLRISRTTSDFYVASRTVGPRLNAAAISGEYLSAASFLGIAGLVLVQGPSMLWYPVGYTAGYLVLLLLVAAPLRRSGAYTLSDFAEARLESPLVRRVASLFVVGIGWLYLLPQLQGAGLTLEIVTGAPDWLGGVVVALVVTGIVAAGGMRSITFVQAFQYGLKLTALLVPALFLLAAWFGDGTPTARFDAPAVLRDHTAVKIADTVRVRVDAPVTLTVTGRVDGTPYTGDTVTLDRGGHHVERGTELAFPAGSRVPERAPAGLDEDEPALDSLGWSQPLAGSREGHQLYATYGLILATFLGAMGLPHVAVRFYTSPNGRAARRTTLVVLGLVGAFYLLPPLYGALGRIYAPELALTGASDAAVLVLPQRMFGGVLGDLLGALLAGGACAAFLSTASGLTMSVAGVLTQDVLPARGVRHFRLATLLATAVPLGAGLVTSDVPVADAVGLAFAVSASSFCPLLVLGIWWRRLTPPGAVAGLLLGGGSALAAVMATRAGLPPEGWPHTLMAWPAVWSVPLGFLSMILVSLATPHRVPAGTSRILARLHLPEELGGRPEPHLRDQRTRGAGR
- a CDS encoding formamidopyrimidine-DNA glycosylase (Formamidopyrimidine-DNA glycosylase H2TH domain; pfam06831;~Mapped to H37Rv Rv0944;~Zinc finger foundin FPG and IleRS; pfam06827;~formamidopyrimidine-DNA glycosylase [Mycobacterium tuberculosis F11];~identified by MetaGeneAnnotator; putative); translated protein: MPELPEVEALRAFLDDHLVGKEIARVLPVAISVLKTYDPPPDALDGTRVTTVARHGKFLDIAAEGTAGPLHLVTHLARAGWLQWKDVLPSGPPRPGKGPLALRVALTGGDGFDLTEAGTTKRLAVYVVHDPADVPGVARLGPDPLADAFDLAAFTALLAGERRRIKGALRDQSLIAGIGNAYSDEILHAATMSPYKPAQNLTPEEIAHLYTAMRTTLADAVARSHGLAAGRLKAEKKSGMRVHGRTGEACPVCGDTIREVSFSDSSLQYCPTCQTGGRPLADRRMSRLLK
- a CDS encoding integral membrane protein (identified by MetaGeneAnnotator; putative;~integral membrane protein [Streptomyces pristinaespiralis ATCC25486]); protein product: MRSQLRAALTGLGALALLVGSLPLLLALPAPEAAVWVTLGVGVHPVVWAIARWYVRRAERNERDFTRLVER
- a CDS encoding bifunctional protein folD (identified by MetaGeneAnnotator; putative;~sequence version:1), which gives rise to MAEGGLLADLGAGGRVLRPGRGPGTAPAPTAEAYVTVSRRGRRGGCCSDIGVRSLRVDGPVESTQPQVGAVGVVRGVDGPGR